The sequence below is a genomic window from Pseudorasbora parva isolate DD20220531a chromosome 4, ASM2467924v1, whole genome shotgun sequence.
tgtctggtggcgcgcggtcgtctcagccatctcacgttcaatgtccgtaatagctgataataatatacattgtcattttaaatctagctttacaagctttctgaatatgctgcagctgcatgctgctgaatctgcatattagtgctcttttctgtcattgttaattacctctttagtaaacctatacataaccagcaaaagcagcacagcttgaatctcttccatactcgttattaattttttttcaccatgtaaacgacctgaccgattacttttaagtgtgtgtccttacatgacgtgacggcgcgcgccgcgctcatgttgacaagagaggaaagtacatttttctgaggggtaaactttttatttcgtaagttatgaagataatgttggagtaatgacacagcgtatattgccccaggcagtttttactttaactgcgcctgacagaagatttttttttctgagatgattattacactttacaacaaatagctataaataatactgtattagtcctggtggccgttaagagttgctatggctacagtcaacacactccagctgctggagaaaacagcgttgacatttttggtgcggcagacaaactgcatgtgacaaaatgattgcgattgaaagtcatcacatgtaaacaccagatcggtttagataacgtctcatgtaaacagatcactaaatctttcaatcggtacacacacaaatgattactgtccttcactgatttggaggagcagtcgcgcgcagtcctacatcaccggactaatttgcctaatcttctcggaactttatcgcggtcgaaacgcagacagctgcaggtctgggggggagaaaagttcctgtaaaaaagttcctggtacaaatagttccgggtaattttggtggaaacggggcttaagatACTCTGAGATCTCTTTTATTTTTGAAGTTTTGTTTCAGTGCTTGTTCTGAAACTCATTATCTCAGGGCGGGATGTCTCTGACTGTAATTCTGTAATTTGTTATATGATATTGTCAAATATTATTACGATTTAAAAtagttgttttctatgtgactatacagtaaagtgtaatttattcctgtgattaaagctgaatttatcatcaatactctagtcttcagtgtcgcaCATAATAATTCGCTTttgctgggttgtttcaacccaaaTTTGGGTTTAAGATGGAGaaacttagcctagaaatctagacgcaccctagcggcagcaaatttaatctgcccgcaagtgtcgtctaggaactctcaatacccttctgagctgtattcctcacaatctggacggcccaatcacatcgtgtatagagtcagtgggcggggccataatgaggacggccgagttgcgtttgcgtgcttctagtaaacacagaaactggcgaacggcggcctttcgaatcagctctgaccgcgactctggaagacttggagttaagcttttctctaaagaaaagaacaaagaacggcactgaagtcattcttaaaaagggaagatgtgttcggggtttagccgaccggatacggcgaatgtttaatctgtcagcgagctctgcttcaccttcgttgctctggttggtgtagcgctatcctatcgcgtgcagagggagtttgaaagacaaccgtttatccgcccctcggattgagattgtctatggtgagattccagaccaaacatcttgatgtgggtctggcttgtcaggctaggagaaactcaactgttgggttacattttttacatacaAATTTTAACCAAActgttgggtttgtccatattttacccaaatttgggttgaaacaactctgattattgtcaatgttgaaaaaagttgcagattttttgtggaaacttttATACACTTTGTTTAGAATTTGTTGAGCAgtggaaagttcaaaagaacagcatgtattttaaatagaaatgttCTGTAACATTATACAACATTACTGCCagttttgatcagtttaatgcatattaattaatttttcaATATCTTATATTTTTTCCTTTCTCCTGCAAATTCATGTAGAATGAAAGCTCTACCCCTTCACATAATATTGTCCGGCATTGATCTGTAAAGGAGCAGCCGCTCTCTCTTCAGAAGCTGTCATGGTGGACCTGTTCTTGGGGAAGGTTCTGGTAAAGAACAACAAAGACAAAGATGAGCTGGACACCGAGCGTGAGATCATCCTGCGGCTCCAGAACCGCATCCTCATGCTGTTCTTTGGCTCGGGCGAGTGTGAGAAGTGTCAGGACTTCGCTCCAACACTCAAAGACTTCTACAAGAAGCTGACGGACGAGTTCTATGTGGAGCGATCGGCCCAGCTGGTGCTGCTGTACATCTCGCTGGACTCGTCCGAGGACCAACAGGAGAAGTTCCTGAAGGAGATGCCCAAACGCTGCCTGTTCCTGCCCTACGAAGACCCCTACAGGACGTATGTGCACTTTTTTGTTCGGATTAGCTTACTAGCATACTAGCCTGGAAAATATGAAACTGTGATTTCTAGTACAGTGGTTCTTTATCAGGGGCCACTCAATACACATCAAAAGAGTCTGCAAGATGGCtttcaattatttaaaataagaccaaaaaaatgtaaaggcAATTTGAGAAAAAATACACTATCCTGTTCTGCTAATATGTATTGTGTATTTGCTATAgtcattaaaataaattttgcGAGCGAATGCTTATGGAAATGCAAAAGTTTTGTGAACCAACACAAAGTTTCTTGGGGAAATGCAAAAGTTTTTTGTACGAGCGCATAGGGCCGGCATTGTCAAGTGTCCCTCCATgggcaagacacctaacccaaGCTGCtcccttgcatggctgacaccgccatCTGTGTATGAATAAGAGagagtgaatgtgaggcaacatgtaaagcactttggatggccatcggtctgttaaaagtgctatataaatgcagtccatttaccctTTCTTAGGGAAAAGCAAAAGTTTTGTGAATGAGCACAAAGTTTATTGGGGGAATGTAAAAGTTTTGTGAACGAACGCATTGTTTCTTGCGGAAAAGTAAAAGTTTTGTGAACAAATGCCAAGTTTTTTGGGGGAACTTAAAAGTTTTGTAATTGAACACAAACTTTCTAGGGGTAACACAAACGTTTTGCAACCAAAAGCTAAGTTTCTAAAGGAATGTGAAAATTTTGCAACCAAAAGCTAAGTTTCTAAAGGAACGaaatttttttgcatgcaaacaCTAAGTTTTTAAAGCTATACTTAACATACACTGCATCATGAGACACTATGAAGAACACCTCAGCTTGACTGATGACTGACGCACTGTATCATCATGACAAATGTATTGGCCGGCAACAGCCATGACGTCACTAGTAGTGCGACCTGGAGGTATAAAAGGGGCGCCTAAAGAACATgtcctcctcttcttcatcttcagggactgttttgctGAAGTACAACATTGAAATTACAATGGCAAGTGACCAGTGCTTCATGAAGTGTGCCAATCCGTGTACAAGTTGAATGAACACAAAGTTTATCGGCAGGACCCAAAAGTTTTGTGAAGACACAACGTTTCTCGAAAGGACTCAAAAGTTTTGTGAACAGACGCAAAGTTGTTCGGGAGAACCCAAAAGTTTTGTAAATGAATGCAAAATTTATCGGCAGGACACAAAAGTTTAGTGAATAGATGCTAAGTTTATCAGCAGAACCCAAAAGATTTGTGAGCAAATGCAAAGTTTCTAAAATGATGTAAAGTAtcttaaagaaaacaaaagttttgCGAATTAACGTTTTCTCTGCCATTGTGGCATCTTTGAATACTGTTCTAGAcaaaaaggttgagaaccactgatctaTAGGCTGTGATGTTTATGAAGCTCTGTTTCCATCAGTAGTGTCATGTTTGTGTTGGTCGCAGGGAGCTGGGCGTGATGTTCGAGGTGCAGGATCTGCCCAGGGTTGTGGTGCTGCGTCCGGACTGCTCCGTCCTCACGCCTAACGCCGTGGCGGAAATCTGCTCTCTGGGGCCCGACTGCTACCGCAACTGGCAGGAAGGGGCAGAGCTGATCGACAGGAACTTCATGATGAACGAGGAGTTCGACGAGGGCAAAATGCGCAGCATGACCGACCCCATCCGACGAGTCAAATACAAGGTGGaggacaaaaagaaaaagaagaagaacaaAAAGGACGATGACGGAGAGGAAGATGGAAATGATGGAGGGGGACCTTGGGGTTGAGGTCTGAACATTTGCTTTGGCTCAGCTGACGCTCTAATAACATTAGCGATATGGACAGAAGCCACGAGTAAACGCTGTAGAGAGACACCGTTGAGTAAAGGTCACTGAACAGATGAATAGCAGGGCAGAAATGGGAAGATAGATGGTCTACAGCAGCAGTTCTCCATGTTTTTGACACTAAAGCTCATCATTGTTCACAACATAGGCTGTTAAATCAAATGCTTTTAATTTACAGAAACTGTGGACAgattaaaaatattacatttgtatAAATCAAATAATTGAATTTCAGAATTCCAAGTGTGTCAGGAGTGGAATGTTTTCCCACACTTTTCAACCAACAAATTACACTGACTTTTCCGATTGTTGATGATTTACCGAATAAGTTTTAATGAGGATTTTACAAATATTTCTGCTCACAATTTCTAACCGATTAAATACTTTAGAGCTTGTAATTTTTGGTGAATTTCTTGTCAATTTTACCAATTTAGAGTTGTCCAGGTCTAGAAATCACACTTTTAAATTGGACTTCTTCACATCATGGTTTTCCGAGAGAATTCGGCACAGTCAAACTTGCCAGGAATTTACAGGACTAACGAGTATATGCATGCTGGGTTATTTTCTGCCAAATTTATGTCAAAGTAATGCAATTATTACCTGGAATATACTGTAAGTTTACACTACACTGTTATTCAAAGGAAGGAAAATAATAGTACTAATAGGggaaactaaaataaataaataaaaataacgccTAGACGCCTTTTAGAAAGAATGTAATTTCTGAATGATTGATATTCAATTTCTTATTTCCAGGATCATTTGCTTTAAAAATCCCTcttagatatattttttaactcTGATTTTTATATTTCCAGGATATAGGTGTGTGTGAATGTTATTATAGTTACTATAGGATCATCAGATGAATCTTGGTTTGACATTTATGTATCAGCAAATGCTCTTTTTTATTACACACAATTTTATTAACATTTGCATTACTAATAAACTCTGAAATTACaaagaaaatgtaatttgagtttttgaacatttttattgaagTAGTTTATGTGTAAATTATTTTAGGTTTGGATTTATACAAGTGGAAAAAATGAAACCACTGtgtatttcatttcatttctttcctttttttaatttttttataaacgTAGGTCTTATCAGAGTCAGGTTTAAGTCTGTTATCAAAAAGCAAATAACACTCTCCATATAAACTATGTAAAGAAACAAGTACATTTTGTTTAAACAGTATTTTACACATGGTACATACAACattatgcatatttaaaaaGTTGTCTAAATTTACAATAAGTGTATAAAACATTGACTAACATGTCacgtcatatatatatatatatatatatatatatatatatatatatatatatatatatatatatatatatatatatatatgttaactGATGATTGAGAGTAAATGTTCAAATTCAGTGTCATTTCATGTGTTTTGCTCAATATTAATATAGGGGGAGATCTGATAGTGTTTAATGTtgtattattttgtaatttaaaagGGTTTCTGGTGTGTTTTGGGGTTACCTGATACTTTAGTTAACTAGAAATATGACATGTTTATAATGTAGATAGTTTAGTGGtaataaatgtattacattataCATTCCTTTATATATGGGTGAGATGAGTATACTGAATGAGTAAAAATCTGCAATACAATATTATTTACATGCAGTGCCATATCTGATCATATCTTTACTGGATATAAAATTACATAGGCTTACATTATGATATATTAGTAAATATATAGTCACGTGTTTTAAGAGTGCGGAAAACATGCATTTACTAGACCCCCAATCGTTGAGCAAAAGCTGCAGATGTTTTCAACAGTAAAGCGAAAGTAAAAGAGATCGAAAGCCGGAGAACAAGGAAGTCTGCGGACTACAACTATACGACCAGCCGTGTAAGTACAACATTAACTTTATTCGACAATCCGTCGGTGCAGCCTACATTAGTGAGCACCAGAGACAGTAACTACAGGAGTTTGAGTCGAGTTTGAACAGCGAGTGTCTTCTCCAACAGGTTTAAACATGTATAGTGGTTAAAGACAAAGACACTTCCGTTTTTACCCCGCTTGTCTGAAACCCTTTCTTCTTTCTCACAAACATCTGATGTGTAAATGAGGCGTTAGTGAATGTCCTGTCGCGCTATTTAATCATGCGAAAGCTCATATTATGGTTAGGACGCTCGTTTCACTTTTCTTAAGTTTTGAGAAATCGGTCAAATTTGATTTATAAAGTAAACAATGTTGAATCTCTACTTATTGTGTAAGTTAGCATGCAAAAATACACGCCATTTCAAAAAGTATTAACTTCATAAAAGAAATTAGGATTTTTTTTGTCGATTAACACAGGTTAAAAATGAAAAGACACAAAGTTAATAAAAGTATGAAAGTCTTAACCTGGTGCTCTCTCTAGTGGACAGCTGTAGTATTACAGTCTTAATCTGTCAATCACAGTGGCAAATGAGGGTCTATTATAACTCTTAATAGAGAGTCATGATATGTcattttttctgtcttttatgCTTATTGAGTGGATGTTTATCTCAAACTAAATGACAATCTACTGATTCTCTCAGATTAAACTGTTGGTTGTTACTTTCTGGCTGACATTAATGCTGATCGTGCTCCCACATTAaacggatagttcacccaaaaatgaaattcagttCTAATTAGACCTGCATTAAACGAGcagcggttgagttaaaaatcttcatttgtgttctactgaagaaacaaacacacctacatcttggatgccctgcgggtcagcagataaacatcacatttacatttttgggtgaactatccctataaTAAAGACTGTTGTGTTTTTCCTAGAGTGACACAAAATGGCTACAACCCAAACAGTGATTTTAAATGCACTTAAAGATCTACGGGATAAAGAGTTCAAAGAATTCAAATGGCATCTGTTGAACGGCGGGTTAACAGACAGCTGTATTCCTCGAGGAAGTCTGGATGACGCTGATCGACATGATGTTGTGGATCTTATGGTGCAGAAGTATAAAGAATCAGAGGCCGGGAAGCTTGCCGTCAAAGCGCTACACAACATTAACCAAAATGATCTGGCTGAGAAACTGAAGGGAAACCTTCCGGAAGGTGCCACTACTACACAATATGCATTTGCAGTATTTGATCTGAACTGTTTCTGAGTTtatctctgtctgtccatcAGTTCCAGAGGATGTTCCTGCTGCTGGAGGTGGATCTTCATCCGCTGGGAAAGCTAGACCTGCTGAGACTGGACATGTTTCAATGAACATACAAGCTTCCAATGGAGGAACCGTAAAGGCCCCGGTTGTTCATGGTGCTGTTTTTAACGGCACAGTGAACTTCGGCTAATGCTCAgggatctatctatctatctatctatctatctatctatctatctatctatctatctatctatctatctatctatctatctatctatctatctatctatctatctatctatcgggATCTATCAATCAATCGATCGAGTTCGATCTATTGGTACAGATATACCTGTGCGACttgtgactggttttgtggtccagggtcacatatatgaGGTCATTGtattataagaatatcctgtataTTGCAGAACTTAAATCTTCCACTTTAGTCCAAAACAGCTTTGATTGAAACCAAGCTCATAAAGCAACTCGTTTCGGATTGTCACATTTTGACGTCATAGTGTGACGAAACGGCCACTTCTACATTATTACCTCTTTAgccctagcctgacgtggtcatgctcaattctagtcagaatatgagtctgaaactgctccatttgactgtgattatgaggtgtgtttcaaccgaaccaggaaagacttattgggtaggtctatccaattgatgtctttcctggttcggttgaaacacgcctcataattgCAGTCCAATGGAgcaaaccaaccagagcaatgaagcgacgcattgtcagatgtcaacagacagagctcagctaacactgtgttgccaagtctgcgtttttttccgcggttgttttctatgtccaagggttgaagcgactattatgtgatatatagacccatgagtgcgaaatGTAgaaggcaaccttgccaaaataacacacattttaccccccaaacgccatttttccccggagaacccccgagaagctattgtttagggctagtgattggcggattttgttgtaaaaacttggcaaccccgtctgcacgcgcgctggaataaacggtctttgccggtgttgtaaaaaaataaaagactttattgatacacagagtacttacccaacatgatcatttctgagagaaatagtgaaggtgatgcagatacaaacaagctctccgtttaggatttgaacaaatataacccaagcccctttgatgacgagatgattacggtactgttgatcatctgtccgtcatcatctaaaaccccgccctgatgatctcattggtcagaacagtttctgttcgaggataattactcctctatggagcgaggccagaccgaactgcccgacctaaaaatgttgtgggcggggcttagttcagctggcatccaggctatctTTAGCCCATCCACCGATTGGCTCATGCCATGACTATGAGTAAATACGAAACAGATGCAAACACAGGATTACTCCAGAAACAAAACCATAGAGATGCCTCTAAAGATTACAAGACGCTTTGAAGTAAAAACAGTCTTTGCATTTCCTTCCTGTGATCCTAACAATaagaacactgtaaaaaaatacccatcaaatttacggtaaaaaaccggcagctctggttgccagaacttttccgtaaaaaatacggcagtaacgttttaggttttacgggacaacagcatataatttaaaggtttataatgcggtaattacggttaaaactggtttattttacagttaaaaaccctataatttgaaagtttatatagaaataattatgtgtacacagtacactataaaacaataatggtaaaaaaaaaaaaatattgaaccgAAATATTAAATGACCAACTTTCAATTGAAATAattgaaatgctaatatctGTTATTTTCCTTTTATATAATTTGACAATCACCAATTATAGTGGTGATGAGaatcacatgatgaatcaaagctcATCACACGCAGCTTTTGGAGGGACAATATTAACATATAGaaggtgcacacacaaacactaaacaccaaacaccatcatggtaacacacatgatgttttaaaaatgcaataaacattaatttaacaacattagatgtaacataaaaccttaatgtacataagtgattagaaaaaactaagaagaaacagttaattcaatgaaaatgcatcaaatgcgAAGTGTCACGtggggaattctgggaatgtcaatttacgttttttcactgttaattacacaatgacctgttctttttcacttctaaaaattgtaaatttaacggtattttactgtaaaataaaataaaatgtataaacctttaaattatactgttttgaactgtaaaataaatgttttttaaccgtaattattacattataaacctttaaattatatgctgctgtcccgtaaaaccttaaacgttactgccgtattttttacggtaaagttctggcaaccacagctgccggttttttaccgtaaattttatggggatcttttttacagtgtacactgtaaaaaaaactacaaaaaactgttatttttacaggaaaatgctggcagctgtggttaccAGAGAATTATGAATCTATGCGCACtatgaaattcaaaattaagtctgtggttagaggaggcacgtttttttttcatttttattaaaaataaatagaaaaccagtaagtattacattaaaatgtaaagcataAGATTTAGGTATGTAAACTgcatatacattttcaatgcatttggattatttttacatagacaaattaataaactaaatatgattaatatatgccagttatacgtaaatgaaacagttaggaattatgtaaaagtacacagaaaaacacccatgttaaattaacacttcctagtgttcatgtgtatgctcactactgagttaaagtaccactgaagcagtgttgaagttaatgagataattaattgatgattgagcattaatgatgaacacctgatgataatgagcacaatcactgaaggaaagagaaacacgagaactacagctgacttcagccacagctttagataaaatcaactgaagataaaagaagacattaaatctctgaagatcccATCAGAGGATTAAATAACTCCACAAACAACATTACCAGCTTCatgcattactaaccagactgattttattgttgtaatttatgttttaattaaaataatagttttatttgaagtcaccatgatggtgagcagtgtttgctttagttgggctcttgacccttgactctccaacattagttttctggctgctttaactgtgtttgtaaagcacttttgttatGGCATGGAAAGTCAAAAAACCATGTCCAGGTGATTTGGCTCTTTAATGATGATTATATTAATCATCATGTAGTGGCTGAATCACTAAACTCATTCAGATTCTAATGCTCTGGTTATGGAGGTAATGTGTTAATTGTGTAGCATGCGTAATAAAAGCCATGTGGTTTACATTATAAACTCATGCATAGTTGTGGCAATCAAACAACTTGCAGGACCAAAAAAAGGTTTAATCTATGGCATTATTTAGAcaaacacagacatcaagaatcagtgtttgcatctctacaatggtgacaaaaaaaaaaaacacaattcagatgcacaattgcataatttattcatgccgcaatgcatgctgggactcATTGGAGAGTTTTGATTGGTggtacccagcatgcactgcagcattcagcttttcattgattgtcaccattgttgagattcatacactgattcttgatatctgtttgtgtctaataattgccgtagattaaaaccttttgtgcactattttttttaaattctgcatATTAGATTGCCACGACAGCGCTCATGCTATAGAATCAACTGGCCACTATTATAagaaaacaaaattaataacaCATAAACAGAGTCTTAGACTCTGAACAAGACCAGTGATCACTAGatgatgattatataatcatgaACAAAGAGACAAATCATCTGACCATGTGTTTTCTTGGCTTTCCATGCTGTaactaaagtgctttataaacacagttaaagcagccagaaaactaatgttggagagtcaagggtcaagagcccaactaaagcaaacacttctcaccatcatggtgacttcaaataaaactattattttcaataaaacatcaacatccacagaaataaattcagtctggttagtaatgtgtgaagctggtaatgctgtttgtggagttgtttaatcctctgctgagatcttcagagatttaatgtcttcttttatcttcagttgatttcatctaaagctgtggctgaagtcagtcgtagttctcgtgtttctctttccttcagtgattgtgctcattatcatcaggtgttcatcattaatgctcaatcatctcttaattatctcattaacttcaacactgcttcaatggtactttaactcattagtgagcacacacatgaacactaggaagtgttcatttaacgtttcatttataaatgatttacaaaTAAGATTTTTATTACTGATTCTTAGATAGTGATTCTTAGTAAGttgattaatttgtttgttaaaattacataatccaaatgcatggaacatttatatgcaatacaaatacatgtttagaaatttttttaatgcataaaCGTGTAAAGggacttacatttttaagattaacaattttttttaattgtcaacaatatttgcatgtcaaattaacaaactagtttttacagtattttctcaaaaaacgtacaggtttttaataccaatatttgtagttttatcaaataaaatgttattataatcacatgttgtaaatataacaaaatattctgtttaaTAGTTTACAAAATGTCACTGTgattcaaacaaaaaatatatatgcttttgggttttctataattttcttttgggattttacattgtttttctgtaaatttcACGGCCATAAGGTTAGATCTATTGCAGTTATTCACCGTATATAGTAAGGAAACTATGTGTTAaccaaataacagtttttaactgtAGCATTTTTACAACCTTTGACCGTTAAAATCacgatcattttttacagtgaaagcaaattaactttatttttaagatcgTGTCAGATTTTTATATTTCAGGAATATAGGTGTGCATGTATAATTATAATACTGGTGTGGCATTAATGTATCAGCAAATGCTCTTTTTTATCACAAATGCTTTTATCTACATTTGCGTTTATA
It includes:
- the nxnl1 gene encoding nucleoredoxin-like protein 1, coding for MVDLFLGKVLVKNNKDKDELDTEREIILRLQNRILMLFFGSGECEKCQDFAPTLKDFYKKLTDEFYVERSAQLVLLYISLDSSEDQQEKFLKEMPKRCLFLPYEDPYRTELGVMFEVQDLPRVVVLRPDCSVLTPNAVAEICSLGPDCYRNWQEGAELIDRNFMMNEEFDEGKMRSMTDPIRRVKYKVEDKKKKKKNKKDDDGEEDGNDGGGPWG
- the si:ch211-114l13.9 gene encoding pyrin domain-containing protein 1, with protein sequence MATTQTVILNALKDLRDKEFKEFKWHLLNGGLTDSCIPRGSLDDADRHDVVDLMVQKYKESEAGKLAVKALHNINQNDLAEKLKGNLPEVPEDVPAAGGGSSSAGKARPAETGHVSMNIQASNGGTVKAPVVHGAVFNGTVNFG